A single Corynebacterium stationis DNA region contains:
- a CDS encoding GatB/YqeY domain-containing protein, with the protein MSQLKETIRADLKTSMKAKEKERTGAIRALLAAIQAEETTGARHEITDEDVLKVIAREIKKRRESAQMYADNDRPELAEAELAEVPYFEAYQPAQLGDAELEKLVDDSIAEVGADSMAQMGQVMKIATEKAAGAVDGKRLSDAVKAKLSS; encoded by the coding sequence ATGAGTCAGTTAAAAGAAACCATCCGCGCAGACCTCAAGACCTCAATGAAGGCAAAAGAAAAAGAACGCACCGGTGCAATCCGTGCTCTCCTCGCAGCTATCCAGGCAGAAGAAACCACTGGCGCCCGCCATGAAATCACCGATGAAGACGTTTTGAAAGTCATCGCGCGTGAGATCAAAAAGCGCCGCGAATCCGCACAAATGTATGCAGACAATGACCGCCCTGAACTGGCTGAGGCAGAGCTTGCTGAGGTGCCTTATTTCGAGGCATACCAGCCGGCGCAGCTGGGTGATGCTGAGTTAGAAAAGCTTGTCGATGACTCCATCGCCGAAGTTGGCGCTGACTCCATGGCACAGATGGGCCAAGTCATGAAGATAGCTACCGAAAAGGCCGCTGGAGCCGTAGACGGCAAGCGTCTCTCCGACGCAGTTAAGGCCAAGCTAAGCAGCTAG